CAATTTCGTCCTTCACAACCACCGGTTTTTTGATAATGCGGCCAACCCCTAAAATTGCGCTTTCCGGCTGATTAATAACCGGGGTAAAGCCGTCTACATCGTAGCCGCCTAAATTACTGATGGTAAAGGTACCACCGCTTAACAAATCCAGGCTCAGCTTATTGCTGCGGGCATTGTCGGCATTTTCCTTGCATCTGGCATGAATTTCTTTCAAGCCGCATTTATCGGCATTGCGCAGTACAGGAACCAAAAGCCCGTTATCTAAAGCAACTGCTATACCAATATTGATGTCTTCATGTTTTACGACCGCATTATCGACGATAGAAGCGTTTACCATGGGGAAGTGCCCCAGAGCAGCAGCCACCATCTTGGTCAGAATATCGGTATAGGTGAAATGCACATCCGTATTATTGGCATTCAGTTCTTTTCTGAATTTTACCGTGGCATCCACATTAATTTCGGTCATCAGGGTAACGTGCGGTGCGGTATGTTTACTTGCTGTCATGCGCTCGGCAATAACCTTACGCATGCCTACAAGGGGTTCTCCTGTTTTAGCTGCTGCCGGAGCGGGCTTGGCAGCCGGTGCCTGAGGAGCGGGAGCTGCTGCAGCTGCCGGTGCTTTCGCAGCCTTTTGCACGTCTTCTTCCACAATCCGGCCTTCCGGACCGGTGCCGGCCACTTTGGCAAGATCAACTCCTAATTCGGCGGCAATTTTCTTGGCCAAAGGAGATGCTTTCACCCGTCCGCCTGCTTTAGGCGCAGTAAGCAGATATTTTTCCACATCAGCTGTCACGATCCGGCCTTCCGGACCGGAACCGGGCACTGCCTGAATATCAATCCCATTTTCTTCCGCCATTCTTTGGGCAGCCTTGGAGAATTTCGCTTCTTTCTTAGCTGCGGGAGCAGCCGCGGTAGCAGGCGCGCCGGCAGGAGCCGCAGCCGCGGCACCGGGCTCGGCAATTTTTTCGTCGGCCGTACCGATAATGCACAGCAGTCCCTGTACCGGGATGGTTTCGCCCTCTTTGGCGGCAATGACCCGCAATATTCCGGCGGCATTCGATTCCACTTCGCTGGTAATTTTATCGGTCATAATCTCAACCAGGGCTTCGCCTTCTGCTACCGAGTCGCCAATCTGCTTTTTCCATTGTCCGATTGTTCCCTCGGTCATGGTTAATCCCAATTGAGGCATCTTAATTTCTGTAGCCATTATTTTTCTCCTTTCAGTATAAAGCGATTATTTCCCCAGTATTTCCTTTACGCCTGTGACAATATCCTTCGGATTGGGATAAATAAGATCCTCAAGCGCCGGGCTGAAAGGCGGAATTACATTCAGACCCGCAACCCGTTTCACCGGTGCATCTAATTCATCAAAAGCACCCTCCATGATTTGAGCCGAAATTTCTCCTGCATAGCCGCAGCGTTTCGGTGCCTCCTGAACAATTACGACCCGGTGGGTCTTCTTAATTGATGCCTCAATCGTCTCCCAATCGAGAGGAACCAACGTCCTAAGATCGATGACTTCGGCGTCAATTCCTTCATCCGCCAATTCCTTCGCCGCCTGCAAGGCAAAAGTAACCTGACGGGAATACGCGATGATAGTTACGTCCTTGCCGGCACGCTTTACATCTGCTTTTCCCAGCGGAATGATGTATTCTTCCTCCGGTACCTCTCCCTTGCCGGCATAAAGCAGTTTATGTTCAATAAACATAATCGGGTCATCATCGCGAATGGCCGCTTTTAACAGACCTTTAGCATCATACGGCGTTGCCGGTGCAACTACTTTTAACCCCGGTATGTGAGTAAACAAAGATTCCAAACTTTGCGAATGCTGACCGGCATTTCGGCGTCCTGCGCCTTCCGGCGCCCGAATGACCATCGGAACCTTAACTTGTCCGCCTGTCATATACCGCATTTTGGCCGCCTGATTAATAATCGGATCAAAACAAACACTGGTAAAGTCAACATACATTAACTCGGCTACCGGACGCATTCCCCTTATTGCCGCACCAACCGACATGCCGATAAAGCCGGATTCAGAGATTGGCGTATCAATTACGCGGTTTTCACCGAACTCATCGCGAAATCCTTTCGTCAAACCAAAGACACTGCCCATAATTCCCATATCTTCGCCAAGAATAAAAACATTTTCATCCCGGACCATTTCTTCATGCATGGCTTCGCTGATAGCCTTCCCGTAAGTAATCTTTCTCATCGAGTAACACTCCTCTCGTTGTCAGTGACATATACATCCGTCGTAACTTCTGCTGCCTCAGGGAAAGGAGATTCCTCGGCAAACTTAACAGCCGCCTCGATTTCCGCTTTGACCTCCCCTTGTATTTTGTCCAATTCTTCCTCAGTAGCAAAGTGATTCGCCAATATATCCTGGCGCAAACGGGCGATACAATCTTTTGCTTTCCATTCGTTTATTTCTTCCTTCGTCCGGTACACCATGGGATCCCCTTCATAATGTCCATGCCAGCGATATGTTTTGCTTTCAATCAAGGTCGGCCCTTCACCCTTTCTGGCCCGCTCCGCCGCCGCCTGTACCGCGTCATAGACAGCAAAAACGTCATTGCCATCCACGACAACACCGGCAATATTATACCCCTTGGCCCTGTCGGCGATATCTTCGGTATTGGTTACCCGGTCAATGCAGACCGAAACGCCATATTTATTATTCTCACACATGAAAATCATCGGCAGATGCCAGGCAGCCGCCATGTTCATCGTTTCATGAAAAGTCCCCTGATTGGAAGCCGCATCGCCAAAGAAGGATAAGGTTACTTCATCGGTTCCTTTTATTTTGGAAGCCAGAGCCGAGCCGCCGGCAATCGGAATCCCGGCGCCAACAATGCCATTGGCGCCTAAAATACCCAGTCCGACATTGGCAATATGCATGGACCCGCCCTTGCCGTGACAATAGCCGGTCTCTTTGCCAAACAGTTCGGCAAACATCAATTTTACATCGCCGCCTTTAGCAATGCATTGGCCATGGCCGCGATGCGTCGCTGT
Above is a genomic segment from Veillonellales bacterium containing:
- a CDS encoding dihydrolipoamide acetyltransferase family protein, coding for MATEIKMPQLGLTMTEGTIGQWKKQIGDSVAEGEALVEIMTDKITSEVESNAAGILRVIAAKEGETIPVQGLLCIIGTADEKIAEPGAAAAAPAGAPATAAAPAAKKEAKFSKAAQRMAEENGIDIQAVPGSGPEGRIVTADVEKYLLTAPKAGGRVKASPLAKKIAAELGVDLAKVAGTGPEGRIVEEDVQKAAKAPAAAAAPAPQAPAAKPAPAAAKTGEPLVGMRKVIAERMTASKHTAPHVTLMTEINVDATVKFRKELNANNTDVHFTYTDILTKMVAAALGHFPMVNASIVDNAVVKHEDINIGIAVALDNGLLVPVLRNADKCGLKEIHARCKENADNARSNKLSLDLLSGGTFTISNLGGYDVDGFTPVINQPESAILGVGRIIKKPVVVKDEIVIASMMTLSLSFDHRILDGAQAAKFLKCIKGYLEDPMSILL
- a CDS encoding alpha-ketoacid dehydrogenase subunit beta; the encoded protein is MRKITYGKAISEAMHEEMVRDENVFILGEDMGIMGSVFGLTKGFRDEFGENRVIDTPISESGFIGMSVGAAIRGMRPVAELMYVDFTSVCFDPIINQAAKMRYMTGGQVKVPMVIRAPEGAGRRNAGQHSQSLESLFTHIPGLKVVAPATPYDAKGLLKAAIRDDDPIMFIEHKLLYAGKGEVPEEEYIIPLGKADVKRAGKDVTIIAYSRQVTFALQAAKELADEGIDAEVIDLRTLVPLDWETIEASIKKTHRVVIVQEAPKRCGYAGEISAQIMEGAFDELDAPVKRVAGLNVIPPFSPALEDLIYPNPKDIVTGVKEILGK
- a CDS encoding thiamine pyrophosphate-dependent dehydrogenase E1 component subunit alpha, whose amino-acid sequence is MSAKKHGKELSLKFYREMSKVRAFDEKASELFTQARMSGNIHTCIGQEASNVGACQGLRPTDFITATHRGHGQCIAKGGDVKLMFAELFGKETGYCHGKGGSMHIANVGLGILGANGIVGAGIPIAGGSALASKIKGTDEVTLSFFGDAASNQGTFHETMNMAAAWHLPMIFMCENNKYGVSVCIDRVTNTEDIADRAKGYNIAGVVVDGNDVFAVYDAVQAAAERARKGEGPTLIESKTYRWHGHYEGDPMVYRTKEEINEWKAKDCIARLRQDILANHFATEEELDKIQGEVKAEIEAAVKFAEESPFPEAAEVTTDVYVTDNERSVTR